The DNA segment AACTCGTCCAAGTGCCAGATAACAGCCGCAAAACTTCATGAATTTTGCCTTGGCGCAGCAGTTTGGGAATATCGACCCCCCAAGCGTTGGGATCGCTCAACCAGGCGTGAACGACAGTATCTTGGTATTCGGGAGCAAAGCTGTAGGTTTTCCACCACAAAAAACCCGTTTTCCCCTGGGGATGATAGCGCGCTGCTTTTTCTGCCCAAGTGATATCGAGAAATTGGTAGCGACCTGCGGCAGTGCTACAGTTGCCGAGATTGGGTGGGGTGACAATGGGAACGCAACGTTGGGGATGGCGAGTGAAATCCTGAAAGTATTTTCCACCATAGAGAATGGCGTAGGGTTGAGGATCGTTGGCTTCGCTAACGGTGATGGTTCGCATCAGAGCGCGGATATAAGAATTTCCCCCTTCCATCACGAG comes from the Lusitaniella coriacea LEGE 07157 genome and includes:
- a CDS encoding glycoside hydrolase family 24 protein → MPLSASQTRPLVMEGGNSYIRALMRTITVSEANDPQPYAILYGGKYFQDFTRHPQRCVPIVTPPNLGNCSTAAGRYQFLDITWAEKAARYHPQGKTGFLWWKTYSFAPEYQDTVVHAWLSDPNAWGVDIPKLLRQGKIHEVLRLLSGTWTSLGYGIETNSASKHLPSIYQKVLQEELAHSQQARSR